Proteins found in one Triticum aestivum cultivar Chinese Spring chromosome 4D, IWGSC CS RefSeq v2.1, whole genome shotgun sequence genomic segment:
- the LOC123098320 gene encoding uncharacterized protein, whose product MGSFLSSAAGAGAAGEVDHGARSLCSPTIKECTRRMTNQELARLDGYDPVSFQELMARGNAGGPTLLQDEADSAAVCKLVHCALKHYNSKNRGDFEYPAELTTEMKATGISFRERFWYHVGFLARRRNAGADDEWQHFFAELRFNEWTRRPNVQTCTILEKPLCRFRSRCAFCTDGSKILHPSDMEFACGKEGHEKEFFNKKDMQVWPIDPMRHASRT is encoded by the exons ATGGGATCCTTCCTCTCTTCGGCTGCCGGTGCCGGTGCGGCGGGCGAGGTCGATCATGGCGCACGCTCCCTCTGCTCTCCTACCATAAAGGAGTGCACCCGCCGTATGACAAACCAGGAGCTAGCTCGGTTAGATGGATACGATCCAGTAAGCTTCCAAGAACTCATGGCCAGAGGAAATGCTGGCGGCCCCACGTTGTTACAAGA CGAGGCTGACTCCGCCGCCGTTTGTAAGCTTGTCCACTGCGCCCTCAAACACTACAACTCCAAAAACCGG GGCGACTTCGAGTATCCCGCCGAGCTGACCACGGAGATGAAGGCCACTGGTATCAGTTTCAGGGAACGTTTTTGGTACCATGTTGGCTTCTTGGCGCGCCGGAGGAATGCTGGCGCTGATGATGAGTGGCAACACTTCTTTGCCGAGCTACGCTTCAATGAGTGGACCCGCAGACCAAATGTTCAAACATGCACCATCTTAG AAAAGCCGTTGTGCCGCTTCAGAAGCAGGTGTGCTTTTTGTACAGATGGGTCTAAGATTTTGCACCCAAGTGATATGGAATTTGCGTGTGGAAAGGAGGGGCACGAAAAGGAATTCTTCAACAAGAAAGATATGCAAGTGTGGCCGATTGATCCTATGAGGCATGCATCACGGACGTAG